A DNA window from Hemibagrus wyckioides isolate EC202008001 linkage group LG11, SWU_Hwy_1.0, whole genome shotgun sequence contains the following coding sequences:
- the hyal2a gene encoding hyaluronidase-2 gives MANWFLSEWKLWLLVPLVLDSFTDAQTLKPTRWPLYQGKPLLLAWNAPTEECRPRHKVPLQLDQFHIVASPNEGFTKQNLTIFYKDRLGLYPYFNSDNNPVNGGLPQIASLTQHFKKMPQDIEKYIPNSATKGLAVIDWEEWRPLWIRNWDMKSIYKNQSILLESKKNPTRDQSHVMKLAQQEFEMSGRNFMLRSLKLAKSLRPNQLWGFYLFPDCYNHDYLQSMESYTGRCPDPEIARNEQLRWLWTESTALYPSVYIGSVLRSTAFARQFVRNRVKEGMRVASLDSELARPVFVYTRPTYINELELLTEADLVSTIGESVALGAAGIILWGDASYASSSVNCASLAEYIKGPLGSYLLNVSSAAEQCSHSVCGSRGRCLRRQPDSDTYLHLDPQSHRIVVQGKHLVVEGCMGSEELKRMREDFICQCFSGYQGNNCELQDPQYGRGQGHKLHVSWSCCLLFLLLMLLN, from the exons ATGGCTAACTGGTTTCTGTCTGAATGGAAACTCTGGTTACTAGTCCCACTTGTATTGGACTCTTTCACTGATGCCCAAACCCTGAAACCCACAAGATGGCCTCTGTACCAGGGTAAGCCTTTACTGCTAGCCTGGAATGCCCCCACTGAGGAATGCCGGCCACGCCATAAGGTTCCTTTGCAGCTGGACCAGTTCCACATTGTGGCTTCACCCAATGAGGGCTTCACcaaacagaacctcaccattttCTACAAGGATCGTCTCGGCCTGTACCCGTATTTTAATTCTGACAACAATCCAGTTAACGGTGGCCTTCCTCAAATTGCCAGCCTCACCCAGCACTTTAAGAAGATGCCCCAAGACATAGAGAAATATATTCCTAACTCAGCAACAAAAGGCCTCGCCGTCATCGACTGGGAGGAATGGCGCCCCCTTTGGATTCGGAACTGGGATATGAAGAGCATCTACAAAAACCAGTCGATACTATTGGAGTCCAAAAAGAACCCAACAAGGGACCAGAGCCATGTAATGAAATTGGCCCAGCAGGAGTTTGAGATGTCAGGCCGCAATTTTATGCTCAGGTCCCTGAAGCTTGCCAAAAGTCTGCGTCCAAACCAGCTTTGGGGATTCTACCTATTCCCTGACTGCTACAACCATGATTACCTCCAAAGCATGGAGAGTTACACAGGCCGCTGTCCGGACCCAGAGATAGCAAGGAATGAGCAGCTGAGGTGGCTGTGGACAGAGAGCACGGCACTTTATCCATCTGTCTACATAGGTTCAGTGCTGCGTTCAACTGCTTTTGCTCGCCAGTTTGTTCGGAACAGAGTAAAAGAAGGCATGAGAGTGGCATCTCTGGACTCTGAATTGGCACGTCCAGTGTTTGTGTACACCCgtcccacgtacatcaatgagctaGAGCTGCTTACTGAG GCTGACCTGGTATCCACCATTGGAGAAAGTGTTGCACTGGGTGCTGCTGGCATTATACTCTGGGGAGATGCCAGTTATGCAAGCAGCAGT GTCAACTGTGCCAGTCTGGCTGAGTATATCAAGGGTCCACTGGGCAGTTACCTCCTCAATGTTTCTAGTGCAGCTGAACAGTGTAGTCACTCAGTGTGTGGCTCCCGGGGCCGCTGTTTGCGCAGACAACCAGACTCAGATACGTACTTGCACCTGGATCCTCAGAGCCACAGAATTGTGGTGCAGGGGAAACACCTGGTTGTCGAAGGGTGCATGGGGTCTGAGGAGCTAAAACGCATGCGGGAGGATTTTATCTGCCAGTGTTTTAGTGGCTATCAAGGGAATAACTGTGAGCTGCAGGATCCCCAGTATGGCAGAGGACAGGGGCACAAACTGCATGTATCGTGGAGCTGCTGTCTTCTCTTTTTGCTGCTCATGTTACTGAACTGA